Proteins encoded within one genomic window of Streptomyces sp. NBC_00523:
- a CDS encoding ribonuclease J — MSHPHPELGTPPKLAKGALRVTPLGGLGEIGRNMTVFEYGGRLLIVDCGVLFPEEEQPGIDLILPDFTTIRDRLDDVEGIVLTHGHEDHIGGVPYLLRLKPDIPLIGSKLTLALIEAKLQEHRIRPYTLEVAEGQRERIGVFDCEFIAVNHSIPDALAVAIRTPAGMAVATGDFKMDQLPLDGRLTDLHAFARLSEEGIDLLLSDSTNAEVPGFVPPERDIQNVLRNVFANAQKRIIVASFASHVHRIQQILDTAHEYGRRVAFVGRSMVRNMGIARDLGYLKVPAGLVVDVKTLDDLPDDEVVLVCTGSQGEPMAALSRMANRDHQIRIVQGDTVILASSLIPGNENAVYRVINGLSRWGANVVHKGNAKVHVSGHASAGELLYFYNICRPKNLMPVHGEWRHLRANAELGALTGVPKDHIVIAEDGVVVDLIDGKAKIVGKVQAGYVYVDGLSVGDVTETSLKDRRILGDEGIISVFLVVDSTSGKIVGGPHIQARGSGIDDAAFTAVVPKIEDALNKSAQDGVLEPHQLQQLIRRTVGKWVSDTYRRRPMILPVVVEV; from the coding sequence TTGAGTCATCCGCATCCTGAACTCGGCACCCCGCCGAAGCTCGCGAAGGGCGCCCTCCGGGTCACCCCGCTCGGCGGCCTCGGCGAGATCGGCCGGAACATGACGGTCTTCGAGTACGGCGGCCGCCTGCTCATCGTCGACTGCGGTGTCCTCTTCCCCGAGGAGGAGCAGCCCGGCATCGACCTGATCCTGCCGGACTTCACGACCATCCGGGACCGCCTGGACGACGTCGAGGGCATCGTCCTCACGCACGGCCACGAGGACCACATCGGTGGCGTCCCGTACCTGCTGCGCCTGAAGCCCGACATCCCGCTCATCGGCTCCAAGCTGACCCTCGCGCTGATCGAGGCCAAGCTCCAGGAGCACCGCATCCGGCCGTACACCCTGGAGGTGGCGGAGGGGCAGCGCGAGCGCATCGGCGTCTTCGACTGCGAGTTCATCGCGGTCAACCACTCCATCCCGGACGCCCTCGCGGTCGCCATCCGGACCCCCGCGGGCATGGCCGTCGCCACCGGTGACTTCAAGATGGACCAGCTCCCGCTGGACGGCCGCCTCACCGACCTGCATGCCTTTGCCCGGCTGAGCGAGGAGGGCATCGACCTTCTGCTCTCCGACTCCACGAACGCGGAGGTCCCGGGCTTCGTACCGCCCGAGCGGGACATCCAGAACGTTCTGCGCAACGTCTTCGCCAATGCGCAGAAGCGCATCATCGTGGCGAGCTTCGCCAGCCATGTGCACCGCATCCAGCAGATCCTGGACACGGCCCACGAGTACGGCCGCCGGGTCGCCTTCGTCGGGCGCTCGATGGTCCGGAACATGGGCATCGCCCGTGACCTGGGCTACCTGAAGGTCCCGGCCGGGCTCGTCGTGGACGTCAAGACCCTCGATGACCTGCCGGACGACGAGGTCGTGCTCGTCTGCACCGGTTCGCAGGGCGAGCCGATGGCGGCCCTCTCGCGGATGGCCAACCGCGACCACCAGATCCGCATCGTCCAGGGCGACACGGTCATCCTGGCCTCTTCCCTGATCCCGGGGAACGAGAACGCGGTCTACCGCGTGATCAACGGCCTCTCGCGCTGGGGCGCCAACGTCGTTCACAAGGGCAACGCCAAGGTCCACGTCTCGGGTCACGCCTCGGCCGGCGAGCTGCTGTACTTCTACAACATCTGCCGCCCGAAGAACCTGATGCCGGTGCACGGCGAATGGCGCCATCTGCGGGCCAACGCCGAGCTCGGAGCCCTGACCGGCGTGCCGAAGGACCACATCGTCATCGCCGAGGACGGTGTGGTCGTGGACCTCATCGACGGCAAGGCGAAGATCGTCGGCAAGGTCCAGGCCGGTTACGTGTACGTCGACGGCCTCTCCGTCGGCGATGTCACGGAGACCTCGCTCAAGGACCGCCGCATCCTCGGCGACGAGGGCATCATCTCGGTGTTCCTGGTGGTCGACAGCACCTCGGGCAAGATCGTGGGCGGTCCGCACATCCAGGCCCGCGGCTCCGGCATCGACGACGCGGCCTTCACCGCGGTGGTGCCGAAGATCGAGGATGCGCTCAACAAGTCGGCCCAGGACGGTGTGCTGGAGCCGCATCAGCTCCAGCAGCTGATCCGCCGCACGGTGGGCAAGTGGGTCTCGGACACCTATCGCCGGCGCCCGATGATCCTCCCCGTCGTGGTCGAGGTCTGA
- a CDS encoding SpoIIE family protein phosphatase: MITARAAATFDPVARSVATARAFVRDTLQGWGYTDVVDDAVVLTSELVTNAVIHAGTAADVLCLRTEDGVRVEIADHYPEREIPLQPAALDLGSMDSENGRGLLLCAALASRWGVEYSPTRKHVWFQLDLPDRPVGVRSAGPLLPVGLLPVTDERVRVAVVQVDSEGAVAAWNDDAAYLFGHTADQVLGKQLTDFTAWPQTPGTSTGIADALRLSRWEGSYGIRGADGRTTPVYGSHLRVRDPQGEPSTVCLLVRDYERAVLQTPVRAPVSDTAESRKTDPFEVFIGSPAPDDLDGLLQRTVERARDMLDADAAFLLLATDDETELEVRATTGLPSARQRFARVPVEAGTGRYGSARMPAVHEDLDAVPGAVPLLGNTGMRSVVTVPLKVEGRLTGSLGVAAEAAGRYSNEEALRLQFAADRIALAVESARLGELERLRRGSLSFLVEASDLLAGTLDRDQTLALMAQMTVPTLATWCAVYTIADPASDPELSYVLHEDEERIDGLKSLLTRISPPEPVRTPGARVWAAPSEAAHEAALRTSMRSIGIGDAGGLGSTTRTTLATAAAVGGETVVLPLVARNRVIGMLTLGKPSDDHFRQEILELAEDLSRRAALALDNARLYSERTAISQSLQRSLLPPGLPAVPNVEVDVIYRAAGEGNEVGGDFYDVFPIRDGAYGFAIGDVCGTGPEAAAVTGLARHALRLLAREGFAGPAVLERLNAAILDEGTRSRFLTLLYGELWPQEDGSALLKVVCAGHPLPLRLRQDGSVEPAADPQPLLGVMEDLELYEQEFTLEPGDVLLCVTDGVTERREGTRMLGDDGLADVLAHCTGLTAGAVAARILRAVERFAAEPPSDDMAILTMRVPEPQ; encoded by the coding sequence GTGATCACGGCGCGTGCGGCTGCCACCTTCGACCCGGTGGCGCGCTCCGTCGCGACGGCCCGTGCCTTTGTCCGCGACACGCTCCAGGGCTGGGGGTACACCGACGTCGTGGACGACGCCGTCGTCCTGACCAGCGAGCTCGTCACCAATGCCGTCATCCACGCCGGCACCGCCGCGGACGTGCTGTGTCTGCGCACGGAGGACGGCGTCCGGGTGGAGATCGCCGACCACTACCCGGAGCGGGAGATCCCGCTCCAGCCGGCCGCCCTCGATCTCGGCAGCATGGACAGCGAGAACGGGCGCGGTCTGCTGCTGTGCGCGGCTCTGGCTTCCCGGTGGGGCGTCGAGTACTCCCCCACGCGCAAACATGTCTGGTTCCAGCTCGATCTCCCGGACCGCCCGGTGGGCGTCCGCTCGGCCGGTCCGCTGCTGCCGGTGGGCCTGCTCCCGGTCACCGACGAACGCGTCAGGGTCGCCGTCGTCCAGGTCGACAGCGAGGGCGCCGTCGCCGCGTGGAACGACGACGCCGCGTACCTCTTCGGTCACACGGCGGACCAGGTCCTCGGCAAGCAGCTCACCGACTTCACCGCCTGGCCGCAGACCCCGGGCACCAGCACCGGCATCGCGGACGCCCTGCGCCTCTCCCGCTGGGAGGGCAGCTACGGCATCCGGGGCGCCGACGGCCGCACCACCCCGGTCTACGGCTCCCACCTGCGCGTACGGGACCCTCAGGGCGAACCGTCCACGGTCTGCCTGCTGGTGCGCGACTACGAGCGCGCGGTCCTCCAGACCCCCGTGCGGGCCCCCGTCTCGGACACCGCCGAGAGCCGCAAGACGGACCCCTTCGAGGTCTTCATCGGCTCCCCCGCCCCCGACGACCTCGACGGCCTGCTCCAGCGCACCGTCGAGCGGGCGCGCGACATGCTGGACGCCGACGCCGCCTTCCTCCTGCTCGCCACGGACGACGAGACCGAGCTGGAGGTGCGCGCCACGACCGGCCTGCCCTCCGCCCGTCAGCGCTTCGCCCGCGTCCCCGTCGAGGCCGGAACCGGCCGGTACGGCTCCGCCCGGATGCCCGCCGTCCACGAGGACCTGGACGCCGTCCCGGGCGCGGTCCCGCTGCTCGGCAACACCGGCATGCGTTCGGTGGTCACGGTCCCGCTGAAGGTCGAGGGGCGCCTTACGGGCTCGCTGGGCGTCGCGGCCGAGGCCGCGGGCCGCTATTCCAACGAGGAGGCGCTGCGCCTCCAGTTCGCCGCGGACCGGATCGCCCTCGCGGTCGAGTCGGCGCGCCTCGGCGAGCTGGAGCGGCTGCGCCGCGGTTCGCTGTCCTTCCTCGTGGAGGCGTCGGACCTGCTGGCGGGCACCCTGGACCGGGACCAGACGCTGGCCCTGATGGCCCAGATGACGGTCCCGACGCTGGCGACGTGGTGCGCCGTCTACACGATCGCCGACCCGGCGTCGGACCCGGAGCTCTCCTACGTGCTGCACGAGGACGAGGAGCGCATCGACGGGCTCAAGAGCCTGCTCACCCGGATCTCCCCGCCGGAGCCCGTACGGACCCCCGGGGCGCGGGTGTGGGCGGCTCCCTCCGAGGCCGCCCACGAGGCGGCGCTGCGGACCTCGATGCGGAGTATCGGGATCGGCGACGCGGGCGGCCTCGGCTCGACCACGCGTACGACGCTGGCGACCGCCGCGGCGGTGGGCGGCGAGACCGTCGTCCTCCCCCTGGTCGCCCGTAACCGCGTCATCGGCATGCTGACGCTCGGCAAGCCGTCCGACGACCACTTCCGCCAGGAGATCCTGGAGCTGGCCGAGGACCTGTCCCGCCGGGCCGCCCTGGCCCTGGACAACGCCCGCCTCTACTCGGAGCGCACGGCGATCAGCCAGTCCCTCCAGCGCAGCCTCCTTCCGCCGGGCCTGCCTGCCGTGCCCAACGTCGAGGTGGACGTCATCTACCGCGCGGCCGGCGAGGGCAATGAGGTCGGCGGCGACTTCTACGACGTCTTCCCGATCCGGGACGGCGCGTACGGGTTCGCCATCGGCGACGTGTGCGGTACGGGGCCGGAGGCGGCGGCCGTCACGGGCCTGGCCCGCCACGCGCTGCGCCTGCTGGCCCGGGAGGGCTTCGCCGGCCCCGCGGTCCTGGAGCGGCTCAACGCGGCGATCCTCGACGAGGGGACCCGCAGCCGCTTCCTCACGCTGCTCTACGGTGAGCTGTGGCCGCAGGAGGACGGCAGCGCCCTCCTGAAGGTCGTCTGCGCGGGCCACCCGCTGCCGCTGCGTCTGCGCCAGGACGGCTCGGTGGAGCCCGCGGCGGACCCGCAGCCGCTGCTGGGCGTCATGGAGGACCTGGAGCTGTACGAGCAGGAGTTCACCCTGGAGCCGGGCGACGTCCTGTTGTGCGTGACGGACGGTGTGACGGAACGCCGTGAGGGTACGCGGATGCTCGGCGACGACGGCCTGGCGGACGTGCTCGCCCACTGCACGGGCCTCACGGCGGGCGCGGTGGCCGCACGCATCCTCCGAGCCGTCGAACGCTTCGCCGCCGAGCCCCCCTCGGACGACATGGCCATCCTGACCATGAGGGTCCCGGAACCGCAGTAG
- the dapA gene encoding 4-hydroxy-tetrahydrodipicolinate synthase — MAPISTPQTPFGRVLTAMVTPFTADGALDIEGAQRLATHLVDAGNDGLIINGTTGESPTTSDAEKDQLVRAVLEAVGDRAHIVAGIGTNDTRHSIELARTAERSGVHGLLAVTPYYNKPPQEGLLRHFTAIADATGLPVMLYDIPGRSGVPIDTETLVRLSEHPRIVANKDAKGDLGRASWAIARSGLAWYSGDDMLNLPLLSVGAVGVVSVVGHVVTPDLRALIEAHLGGDVQKATEIHQKLLPVFTGMFRTQGVITTKAALTLQGLPAGPLRLPLVELTAQETAQLKIDLAAGGVEL; from the coding sequence ATGGCTCCGATCTCCACTCCGCAGACCCCCTTCGGGCGGGTCCTCACCGCTATGGTCACGCCGTTCACGGCGGACGGCGCTCTCGACATCGAGGGCGCGCAGCGGCTCGCCACCCACCTGGTGGACGCAGGCAACGACGGCCTGATCATCAACGGCACCACCGGCGAGTCCCCGACCACCAGCGACGCGGAGAAAGACCAGCTCGTCAGGGCGGTCCTGGAAGCCGTGGGGGACCGGGCGCACATCGTCGCCGGCATCGGGACCAACGACACCCGGCACAGCATCGAGCTCGCCCGCACCGCCGAGCGCAGCGGCGTCCACGGTCTCCTGGCCGTGACCCCGTACTACAACAAGCCGCCGCAGGAGGGCCTGCTCCGGCACTTCACCGCCATCGCGGACGCCACCGGCCTGCCGGTGATGCTCTACGACATCCCGGGCCGCAGCGGTGTGCCGATCGACACAGAGACGCTCGTACGGCTCTCCGAACACCCCCGGATCGTCGCCAACAAGGACGCCAAGGGCGACCTGGGCCGCGCGAGCTGGGCCATCGCCCGCTCGGGCCTCGCCTGGTACTCCGGCGACGACATGCTGAACCTTCCGCTGCTGTCCGTCGGCGCGGTCGGTGTGGTCTCCGTCGTCGGCCATGTCGTCACCCCGGACCTGCGGGCGCTCATCGAGGCCCACCTCGGCGGCGACGTGCAGAAGGCCACCGAGATCCACCAGAAGCTGCTCCCGGTCTTCACCGGCATGTTCCGCACCCAGGGCGTGATCACCACCAAGGCCGCGCTGACGCTGCAAGGCCTCCCGGCGGGCCCGCTCCGCCTGCCGCTGGTCGAGTTGACCGCGCAGGAGACGGCCCAGCTCAAGATCGATCTCGCCGCCGGCGGGGTAGAGCTCTGA
- a CDS encoding DUF4253 domain-containing protein gives MSFVLPEGRPPGRFLSSGPAHAWVSDDFPEAVDDLWPRLLGEQKARGLVPLLCRPYALGRPLGLDQVDAVRLEEVLAADFAEYRRTRLPLWTDTTPAPVPDGIEPWPHDPGPPFEQWPGLAPEMTTASGDPKPEEAAASLLSRLIERGQSGLDECRLVLVPARRSSDALASIGWSAEAPLPLLCALLRSWEDRFGARVVAVSGSELHVSVARPPVEAEHANLLALEHVLSTANNIVDDPPTPFPEYATDLRGRTSWSFWWD, from the coding sequence ATGTCGTTTGTCCTGCCCGAGGGGCGGCCTCCCGGCCGGTTCCTGTCGTCGGGGCCCGCACACGCGTGGGTCTCTGATGACTTTCCTGAGGCCGTCGATGACTTGTGGCCCCGCCTGCTGGGCGAGCAGAAGGCCCGCGGCCTGGTTCCGCTCCTGTGCCGGCCCTATGCCCTGGGGAGGCCGCTCGGCCTGGACCAGGTCGATGCCGTCCGCCTGGAAGAGGTGCTGGCCGCGGACTTCGCCGAGTACCGGCGTACGAGACTGCCCTTGTGGACGGACACGACACCGGCCCCGGTGCCTGACGGGATCGAACCATGGCCCCACGACCCCGGGCCGCCCTTCGAACAGTGGCCGGGCCTGGCACCGGAGATGACGACTGCGTCCGGGGACCCGAAGCCTGAGGAAGCGGCGGCAAGCCTGCTGTCCAGGCTCATCGAGAGGGGGCAGTCCGGGCTGGACGAGTGCCGACTCGTGCTTGTCCCTGCCCGGCGCAGCAGCGATGCTCTGGCGTCGATCGGCTGGTCGGCGGAGGCACCGCTGCCTCTGCTGTGTGCACTCCTGCGGAGCTGGGAAGACCGCTTCGGCGCCCGGGTCGTAGCGGTGTCCGGCAGCGAGCTGCACGTATCGGTCGCGAGGCCGCCCGTCGAAGCGGAGCACGCGAACCTGCTCGCCTTGGAACACGTGCTCTCGACCGCCAACAACATCGTCGACGACCCGCCCACACCGTTCCCCGAGTACGCGACGGATCTCAGGGGACGGACTTCCTGGTCGTTCTGGTGGGACTAG
- the thyX gene encoding FAD-dependent thymidylate synthase, translating into MTDDTPEPTKAHFRSDVTVDLVKSAAGDADVLFAARVSTAGEQSLEEITKDPERSKGLINYLMRDRHGSPFEHNSMTFFISAPIFVFREFMRHRVGWSYNEESGRYRELQPVFYVPDTSRKLIQQGRPGKYEFVEGTPEQHALTTRAMEDSYRQAYEAYQEMLAAGVAREVARAVLPVGLFSTMYATCNARSLMHFLGLRTQHEMAKVPSFPQREIEMVGEQMEAHWARLMPLTHAAFNKNGRVAP; encoded by the coding sequence GTGACCGACGACACCCCCGAGCCCACGAAGGCCCATTTCCGCAGCGACGTCACCGTCGACCTGGTGAAATCCGCTGCGGGCGACGCCGACGTGCTGTTCGCCGCCCGTGTGTCCACGGCCGGTGAGCAGTCCCTGGAGGAGATCACCAAGGACCCCGAGCGCTCGAAGGGCCTCATCAACTACCTGATGCGGGACCGGCACGGCAGCCCGTTCGAGCACAACTCGATGACCTTCTTCATCAGCGCCCCGATCTTCGTGTTCCGCGAGTTCATGCGGCACCGCGTCGGCTGGTCGTACAACGAGGAATCGGGCCGCTACAGGGAGCTGCAGCCGGTCTTCTACGTCCCCGACACGTCCCGCAAGCTCATCCAGCAGGGCCGCCCGGGCAAGTACGAGTTCGTCGAGGGCACGCCCGAGCAGCACGCGCTCACCACCCGGGCCATGGAGGACTCGTACCGGCAGGCGTACGAGGCGTACCAGGAGATGCTGGCGGCGGGCGTGGCCCGCGAGGTCGCCCGCGCGGTTCTCCCGGTCGGCCTGTTCTCCACGATGTACGCCACGTGCAACGCGCGCTCCCTGATGCACTTCCTCGGCCTGCGTACGCAGCACGAGATGGCGAAGGTGCCCTCGTTCCCGCAGCGGGAGATCGAGATGGTGGGCGAGCAGATGGAGGCCCACTGGGCCCGGCTCATGCCGCTCACCCATGCAGCCTTCAACAAAAATGGACGTGTCGCCCCATAG
- a CDS encoding tetratricopeptide repeat protein, producing MRAKITYVVTAAVLVFYFVLVGSRGVLLIKHGTLITVTFGIAVLVLPAIGVWFLWKNTQFVRRANALAAELDAEGGLPVDELLRTPSGRIDRASADAVFERRREETEDTPDDWRCWFRLAVAYQDARDTPRARKAMQRAIALHRAGVSTPSGEHPSPSGEHSSPSGV from the coding sequence ATGCGCGCAAAGATCACTTACGTCGTCACCGCTGCCGTCCTCGTCTTCTACTTCGTCCTGGTCGGCAGCCGCGGCGTCCTGCTCATCAAGCACGGCACCCTCATCACGGTCACCTTCGGGATCGCCGTACTGGTCCTGCCGGCGATCGGCGTGTGGTTCCTGTGGAAGAACACCCAGTTCGTCCGCAGGGCCAACGCCCTGGCCGCCGAACTGGACGCGGAGGGCGGCCTCCCCGTCGACGAGCTGCTGCGCACCCCCAGCGGCCGTATCGACCGGGCCTCCGCCGACGCGGTGTTCGAACGCCGCCGCGAGGAGACGGAGGACACCCCGGACGACTGGCGCTGCTGGTTCCGCCTGGCCGTCGCCTACCAGGACGCCCGCGACACCCCCCGAGCCCGCAAGGCCATGCAACGAGCCATCGCCCTGCACCGGGCAGGCGTTTCCACCCCGTCGGGCGAGCACCCCAGCCCGTCGGGCGAACACTCCAGCCCGTCCGGCGTTTGA